In one window of Candidatus Bathyarchaeia archaeon DNA:
- a CDS encoding ribbon-helix-helix domain-containing protein: MASEIKAGRKRKRSSRVEFSAVSVPLPLLKEIDALIEEVGYWPSRSAFVREACIEKIERERARLEKMK, translated from the coding sequence ATGGCTTCTGAAATTAAGGCTGGCAGAAAAAGGAAGAGGTCCAGCCGTGTTGAGTTTAGTGCCGTTTCGGTTCCGCTGCCCTTACTTAAAGAGATAGATGCTCTCATCGAGGAAGTTGGTTATTGGCCTAGCCGCTCAGCTTTTGTTCGTGAGGCATGCATAGAGAAGATTGAGCGGGAGCGAGCACGCTTAGAGAAGATGAAGTGA
- a CDS encoding mechanosensitive ion channel — protein MSAKRKDLQAVSFKSGGLKTLTYIIFLSILLSILNFLLSWSSRESIPQVLQPYSDIIFAVNPYLIYIQSALILAIGYLIVNSFSNTVYIYMRRLTDHPTAATMKTIVWTLGIAILLVIVTSILSAGPWTALTVGSFGGLVVGFATQTVLSHFVAGIFIILTRPFRFGDMITIAGQTGIVKEMKIMHLILETKDGSTEILIPNGMVFTQIILRRKIVVEETTTQIHELREEIESIKKATEMRS, from the coding sequence TTGAGCGCCAAAAGGAAGGATCTTCAAGCGGTGAGCTTTAAAAGCGGGGGCTTGAAGACGCTCACTTATATAATATTTTTGTCTATTTTACTCTCTATCTTAAATTTCTTGCTCAGCTGGTCTTCTAGGGAGTCTATTCCACAGGTTCTCCAACCTTACAGTGACATCATATTTGCAGTTAATCCATACCTGATTTACATTCAATCTGCGCTTATTTTAGCAATAGGATATCTCATTGTTAACTCCTTTAGTAATACTGTTTACATTTATATGCGGAGATTAACTGACCATCCAACAGCCGCGACTATGAAGACCATTGTGTGGACCCTAGGTATAGCGATCTTACTTGTAATAGTGACCTCAATACTTAGTGCAGGCCCATGGACAGCTTTAACGGTTGGTTCATTCGGTGGCTTAGTTGTCGGCTTCGCAACTCAAACAGTTCTCTCACATTTTGTCGCTGGCATATTTATTATATTGACGCGGCCATTCAGATTTGGCGACATGATAACGATAGCTGGGCAGACTGGAATAGTTAAAGAGATGAAGATAATGCACCTAATACTTGAAACAAAGGATGGATCTACAGAAATACTCATACCTAACGGAATGGTTTTCACACAAATAATTCTAAGAAGAAAAATAGTAGTTGAGGAGACAACTACACAAATCCACGAATTAAGGGAGGAGATTGAGTCAATTAAAAAGGCAACCGAAATGAGATCTTGA
- a CDS encoding DJ-1/PfpI family protein: MPKVLIIAGDGVEAQEIFYPFWRLKEAGIDVVVAAPSKKILFTVVHDFEPGWETYTEKPGYRFGWVDLSFKDVKPEEFDGLIIPGGRAPEYIRTYPELESIIKHFFEKNKPIAAICHGPLVITGYGLAKGRKMTCYMAVAPDLKQAGAKYVDQEVVVDGNLVTSRAWPDLPAFMREFLKLLAGKTV, from the coding sequence TTGCCCAAAGTCTTAATTATCGCTGGAGATGGCGTCGAAGCTCAGGAGATTTTCTACCCATTCTGGAGGCTTAAAGAGGCTGGCATAGATGTTGTTGTAGCGGCTCCCTCAAAAAAGATCCTATTCACAGTTGTCCACGATTTTGAGCCAGGTTGGGAAACATATACTGAGAAGCCCGGCTACAGATTCGGCTGGGTTGACCTATCCTTTAAGGATGTTAAGCCAGAAGAATTTGATGGCCTAATAATACCAGGAGGAAGGGCGCCAGAATATATAAGAACCTATCCGGAGCTTGAATCCATCATAAAACACTTCTTTGAGAAGAATAAACCGATAGCGGCAATATGCCATGGTCCACTAGTAATCACCGGGTACGGACTAGCTAAAGGAAGAAAGATGACATGTTACATGGCTGTTGCACCCGACCTTAAACAGGCTGGAGCCAAATACGTAGATCAAGAGGTAGTTGTGGATGGAAATTTAGTTACTAGCAGGGCTTGGCCGGATCTACCAGCATTTATGAGAGAGTTCTTAAAGCTTTTGGCTGGGAAAACTGTTTAG
- a CDS encoding Lrp/AsnC ligand binding domain-containing protein produces MVIKAYVLFKVNSGTEKDVCKKIADLDNVLDASIIYGEYDIVARVAVPELAQLNEFLDKVRNMPSVILTSTMIVAQEYKGKNKREALNA; encoded by the coding sequence ATGGTGATTAAAGCATACGTGTTGTTTAAAGTGAATTCTGGAACTGAGAAGGATGTCTGCAAGAAAATAGCTGATTTAGATAACGTTTTGGATGCAAGTATAATCTATGGGGAATATGATATAGTCGCTAGAGTTGCGGTTCCAGAACTCGCTCAACTAAACGAGTTTCTAGATAAAGTCAGAAACATGCCAAGTGTAATTCTAACATCAACGATGATAGTTGCACAGGAATATAAGGGAAAGAATAAGCGTGAAGCACTCAATGCCTAA
- a CDS encoding radical SAM protein, whose amino-acid sequence MLPNDFWKRLPEAREESWYRFGKRIHFYVPGFTYYNNRYYRSSPISFPSISVTGSYCSLNCDHCGGRILKTMIPAGTPSKLIEICTDLKRRGAVGCLISGGCLPDGSVPISKFIDAIREIKKNLGLTIVVHTGLIDFNMASRLKEAGVDAVSIDIIGSNETIREVYHLNMDVNKYAEALEALKKAGIPFTPHILVGLHYGSIKGENEALRMIAEHDPSALIIIIFFPIKGTKMETIKPPAPKSVINILLNARLMMPDIPIALGCARPKGSYRAVIDVLAVEAGVNAIAFPSIEAIERAKNLGLKIIFSNVCCSQIYRDCLPFRH is encoded by the coding sequence ATGTTGCCCAATGATTTTTGGAAAAGACTTCCTGAGGCCCGCGAAGAGAGTTGGTATAGATTCGGTAAGAGGATTCATTTTTATGTGCCGGGCTTTACCTACTACAATAACAGGTATTATAGGTCGTCTCCAATAAGTTTTCCATCAATATCTGTTACTGGCTCATATTGTTCTCTTAATTGTGATCATTGCGGTGGTAGAATTCTTAAAACGATGATTCCAGCAGGCACACCAAGCAAACTAATAGAGATTTGCACCGATTTAAAGAGGCGTGGCGCTGTCGGCTGCTTAATAAGTGGCGGATGCTTGCCAGACGGCTCTGTGCCAATATCTAAGTTTATAGATGCCATACGTGAAATCAAGAAGAATCTTGGGCTGACGATAGTAGTTCATACAGGACTCATTGATTTTAATATGGCTTCAAGGCTTAAAGAAGCCGGAGTTGATGCCGTCTCTATTGATATAATAGGCTCGAATGAAACTATTAGGGAAGTATACCATCTTAATATGGATGTGAATAAATATGCTGAAGCTCTTGAAGCTCTTAAAAAGGCTGGCATACCATTTACACCACACATCCTAGTTGGCTTACATTACGGTAGCATAAAAGGTGAGAATGAAGCGTTAAGGATGATTGCGGAGCATGATCCATCAGCCCTAATAATAATAATCTTCTTTCCAATTAAAGGGACAAAAATGGAGACAATTAAACCCCCAGCGCCAAAATCCGTAATAAATATTCTTTTGAATGCGCGTCTCATGATGCCAGATATTCCAATAGCTCTTGGATGCGCGAGACCTAAAGGTAGTTATAGGGCTGTAATAGATGTATTGGCCGTTGAAGCCGGTGTTAATGCCATAGCTTTCCCAAGTATAGAAGCCATAGAAAGAGCCAAAAACTTGGGCTTAAAGATTATTTTTTCAAATGTTTGCTGCTCGCAGATTTATAGGGATTGCCTACCTTTTAGGCATTGA
- a CDS encoding DUF1854 domain-containing protein, whose translation MPLSDFLKNLNILDPKKVKVLLNEQEDTLELIVDGKVLPGLIPSRPFPITYPDFIIFRDSYGTDVCTLKNYMELDEESRANLQRVLDKIYFIPKILRIKRIETSGDEFLWEVVTDKGPRSFRTRGRMSVIQVGNRIVITDINDNINEIEDLYKLDSQSINEIETTM comes from the coding sequence ATGCCACTATCCGATTTCCTGAAAAACCTAAATATTTTAGATCCTAAGAAGGTGAAGGTGCTGCTTAATGAGCAGGAAGATACACTTGAATTAATTGTAGATGGGAAGGTTCTTCCGGGGCTTATCCCATCCAGACCATTCCCGATAACATATCCGGATTTCATAATATTTAGGGATAGTTATGGTACTGATGTCTGCACTCTTAAAAATTACATGGAACTTGATGAAGAATCTAGGGCAAATCTTCAGAGGGTTCTAGATAAAATATACTTTATCCCAAAAATTTTAAGAATTAAGAGGATTGAGACAAGCGGCGATGAGTTTCTTTGGGAAGTTGTGACGGATAAAGGTCCCCGAAGTTTCAGAACTCGAGGGCGTATGAGCGTTATACAAGTGGGAAATAGGATCGTTATAACTGACATAAATGACAATATTAATGAGATAGAAGACTTGTATAAGCTGGATTCACAGAGCATAAATGAGATTGAGACAACAATGTAA
- a CDS encoding ABC transporter transmembrane domain-containing protein, which produces MREERYEKDPGTPLAYGLLKTLYYYVILAVILSLSIIALNLTPPYLMKILLDEVFMKRNVEILIYVVIAFISVYGINAILGALQNYILSFIGQKIIYNIRVKVYEHLQSLSLGFYDKMDQAGPVKQR; this is translated from the coding sequence ATCCGAGAAGAGCGGTACGAAAAAGACCCAGGCACTCCTCTGGCTTATGGGCTTCTTAAAACCTTATATTACTATGTTATTTTAGCCGTTATATTATCTCTTTCCATAATAGCCCTAAACCTTACACCACCATATCTGATGAAAATATTGCTTGATGAAGTCTTTATGAAAAGAAATGTAGAAATACTAATTTACGTGGTCATCGCCTTTATATCGGTTTACGGCATCAACGCTATACTAGGCGCTCTTCAGAATTACATTCTCTCGTTTATTGGTCAAAAAATAATTTATAATATCAGAGTGAAGGTTTATGAGCATCTCCAAAGCCTATCTTTAGGCTTCTATGATAAGATGGACCAAGCGGGTCCGGTAAAACAACGCTAA
- a CDS encoding PH domain-containing protein, giving the protein MRETAKNIPKDVKELLDLSLSENEEIICSFSGDIDENGNFGEVWLFLTTKRIITINPVTKNVRQINLNDVRSSFVKDYLGNSELLLETNDGLKSVIRFSRERLEGFYNLAKLIDKIAKGDIKLESVNPEIFETLLSEKSGTKKTQALLWLMGFLKPYITMLF; this is encoded by the coding sequence TTGAGGGAAACTGCAAAAAATATTCCGAAAGACGTTAAGGAATTACTTGACCTGTCTCTCTCGGAAAATGAAGAGATCATTTGCAGTTTTTCAGGGGACATAGATGAGAATGGAAATTTTGGTGAAGTGTGGCTGTTTTTGACAACGAAGAGAATAATCACTATAAATCCTGTCACTAAAAATGTTCGTCAAATAAATCTAAATGATGTACGTTCATCTTTTGTTAAAGATTATTTAGGTAACTCTGAACTTCTTCTTGAAACAAATGATGGATTAAAAAGCGTGATTCGCTTCTCACGTGAGCGTTTAGAGGGCTTCTATAACCTAGCTAAACTCATAGATAAAATTGCTAAAGGAGACATTAAATTAGAGAGCGTGAATCCAGAGATTTTTGAAACACTCTTATCCGAGAAGAGCGGTACGAAAAAGACCCAGGCACTCCTCTGGCTTATGGGCTTCTTAAAACCTTATATTACTATGTTATTTTAG